Part of the Sphingobium sp. TKS genome is shown below.
CCAGCGCGTCGACGTCCAGATTGTGATTATTTTCCGCATTGGCGATGGCCGAAGCCAGCACCTTGCGCACGTCGACCGCCATCGCCTTCTTGGAGAAGGCGAGGATGTTCAGCGCGTCCTCGACCTTGCGGCCGCGGATGAGCGTGGCGACCAGGTTCAGCTTCTGGGCCGAACCACGGATCTGCGTGCCAACGGCCAGCGCCTCATTGTCGGCGACGCGACGGGGAGCCTTTTCCTTGCTCATTAGCGCTTGCCCTTCTTGTCGGCGGCGTGGCCGGGGAAGTAGCGGGTCGGGGCGAATTCGCCCAGCTTGTGACCCACCATTTCCTCGTTCACCGAGACCGGCACATGCTTGCGGCCATTATAGACGTTGAACGTCAGGCCAACGAACTGCGGCAGGATGGTGGAACGGCGCGACCAAGTCTTGATCGGACCCGAACGGCCACCGGCGTCCTGCGCGGTTTCCGCCTTCTTCAGAAGGCTGAGGTCCACGAACGGACCTTTCCAGACGGAACGAGCCATCTCGCTTACCTCTTCTTCTTCGCGTGGCGGCTACGGATGATGAACTTGTCCGTCGCCTTGTTGTGGCGGGTGCGCGCACCCTTGGTCGGCTTGCCCCAGGGCGTGACCGGATGACGGCCGCCCGAGGTCCGGCCTTCACCACCGCCATGCGGGTGATCGACCGGGTTCTTCGCCACACCGCGCGTCAGCGGACGCTTGCCGAGCCAGCGGTTACGACCGGCCTTGGCGAGATTGGTGTTGGCATTGTCCGGGTTCGACACGGCACCGACGGTGCCCATGCAGTCCGAACGGATATAGCGCTGCTCGCCCGAGGACAGGCGGACCATCACCATGCCACGATCGCGACCGACCAACTGGGCATAGGTGCCCGCCGAACGGCAGAGCTGACCGCCCTTGCCGGGCTTCATCTCGATATTGTGGATGATGGTGCCGACCGGCATCTGGCCGAGTTCCATCGCATTGCCCGGCTTCACGTCGGTCTTCTTGCCCGCGATGACCTTGTCACCGGGGGCCAGACGCTGCGGCGCCAGGATATAGGCCTGGGTGCCGTCGGGATAGTTGACCAGCGCGATGAAGGCGGTGCGGTTGGGGTCATATTCCAGACGCTCGACCGTGCCCTCAACGTCCCACAAGCGACGCTTGAAGTCGATGATGCGGTAGCGCTGCTTGTGACCGCCGGCGATGCCGCGCGAGGTCACATGGCCCTTGTTGTTGCGGCCGCCGGTCTTGCGCTTGCCTTCGGTCAGCGCCTTGACGGGCTTGCCTTTGTGCAGGCCGCTGCGGTCGACGAGGATCAGGCCGCGCTGGGCCGGGCTCGTCGGGTTATATGTCTTCAGCGCCATGGTCAGCGCACTCCTTCGGTGATGTCGATCGATTGGCCATCAGCCAGGCGAACGATCGCCTTCTTCACGTCCGAGCGGGTGTAGGGCTTGCCCTTCCACTTCTTGGTCTTGCCCTTGGCGACCAGCGTGTTCACGCTCTTGACGCTCACCCCCCAGATCGCCTCGACGGCGGCCTTGATCTCCGGCTTGGACGCGTCATTGGCGACCTTGAAGACCACGGCGTTGTTCTCGGAGAGAAGGGTCGACTTCTCGGTGATCACCGGCGCGACAACGACGTCATAATGACGGTTGTCCACGGTCGCGGCTTCTTTCTTAGCCATTGAAACGGGCCTCCAGCTTTTCGACCGCGGCGCGGGTCAGCACCAGCGAGTCGGCCTTCAGGATGTCGTAAACGTTGGCGCCGACGGCCGGCAGCAGGTTCACGCCGATGATGTTGGCCGAAGCCTTCGCGAAGCTGACATTCACCGCGTCGCCGTCGATGAACAGCGCCTTGTTGAGGTTCAGCTTGGCAAGGTGCGCGACCAGAGCCTTGGTCTTGCCTTCCGCCACATCGAGATTGTCGAGAACGATCAGCGAACCGCTCTTAACCTTCGACGACAGGGCCATTTTCAGGCCGAGCGCACGAACCTTCTTGTTGAGGTCGTGACCGAAGGTGCGGGCGCGGGCGCCGTGAGCCTTACCACCGCCGATAAAGACGGGAGCGCGGCGATCGCCGTGACGAGCCGTACCGCCGCCCTTCTGGCGACCGAACTTCTTGCCGGTGCGGGCAACGTCCGAACGCTCACGGGTGGCGCGGGTCGGAGCCCGGCGCTTTTCGAGCTGCCAGGTGACGACGCGGTGCAGAATGTCGGTGCGGGGCTCGATACCGAACACGGCATCGTTCAGCTCCACATCACCAGCGGTCTGCGCGTCGAGGGTCTGTACCTTGACCTTCATGGATTAGCCCTCCTGGCCTTCGGTCGCTTCGGGAGCAGCCGCTTCAGGAGCAGGCGTCTCAGCCGGAGCAGAGTTGCTGTTGGCGGCAGCCTTGAGGCTCGCCGGATAGGGCGCATCAGCCGGACGCTTCACCTTGACGGCGTCGCTGACAGTCAGCCAGGTACCCTTGGCGCCCGGAACGCTGCCCTTGACGAACAGCAGGCCGCGCTCGACGTCCGTGCGGACGATTTCGAGATTCTGCTGGGTCCGTTCGCGATCACCCATGTGACCCGCCATCTTCTTGTTCTTGAAGACGCGGCCCGGATCCTGACGGTTACCGGTCGAACCATGGGCACGGTGGCTGATGGACACGCCGTGGGTGGCGCGCATGCCGCCGAAGCCCCAGCGCTTCATGGCGCCGGCAAAACCCTTACCCTGGGTGTGACCGGCAACGTCGACCAACTGGCCGGCAATGAAGTGATCGGCCGCGATCTCGGCGCCGACATCGAGGAGCGCATCCTCGGCGACACGGAATTCGACCAGACGCGCCTTCGGCTCCACTTCCGCCTTGGCGAAGTGGCCGCGCTGCGGCTTGGCGACATTCTTGACCTTCGCGACGCCCGCACCGAGCTGAACCGCGACATAACCGTCACGATCGACTTCCTTGCGGGCCACGACCTGATTGCCCTCAAGGGCCAGAACCGTAACCGGAATATGACGTCCATCCTCCTGGAACAGACGGGTCATCCCGACTTTCTTAGCGATCACGCCTGTGCGCATCACTGATTACTCCCATAGAGGCCCGCCTTAGCAGCGGGCGTATCCAACGAAAAAACCGCTCAGGATCTCTCCTTCGCGGCCCAACCCAAATATTAGATCACCCCGTCCGGGTTGGATGCCACCCCCTGCTCGGGAATAGCGACGGGGGACCAGAACCACGCGCCTTTCCGGTTCACCGGAAGGGCCGTGCGGTATCCCTTGTGTCGTTTGAGCTTCCGGATCTCCGGAATGCCCGATACCCTGTCCTCCTTTCGGAAAGCAGGGACTTGTTGGCTTTAGGCCAACTTGATTTCGACGTTCACGCCGGCAGCCAGGTCCAGCTTCATCAGCGCGTCGACCGTCTGCGGCGTCGGCTGCACAATGTCAAGCATGCGCTTGTAGGTGCGGACCTCGAACTGCTCGCGCGACTTCTTGTCGATGTGCGGACCACGGTTGACCGTGAACTTTTCGATGCGCGTCGGAAGGGGAATCGGACCGCGAATAAGGGCGCCGGTGCGGCGGGCGGTGTCGGCGATGTCGCCGGTCGCCTGATCAAGCACGCGATGATCGAACGCCTTGAGGCGAATGCGGATGTTGCTGTCCATTGTTCCTGTACCGATGCGAAAGAGCCAAAAACTTAGAGCATTTTCAAAAATCAGCCGGAGCAGCCAATGACTTGTGAAAATGCGCCAACAAAAATTTACCGCCCCGTTTCTGGCCCTTCTAGCTCATAGGAGCCGGAGAAAGGCGATCCGGGGCGGTTAAAATCCTCAGCGGCGCGAATCAGACGATTCGCGCCGCT
Proteins encoded:
- the rplV gene encoding 50S ribosomal protein L22, producing MSKEKAPRRVADNEALAVGTQIRGSAQKLNLVATLIRGRKVEDALNILAFSKKAMAVDVRKVLASAIANAENNHNLDVDALVVAEASVGKSFTLKRFHARGRGKSTRILKPFSRVRIVVREAGEEAEA
- the rpsS gene encoding 30S ribosomal protein S19, with translation MARSVWKGPFVDLSLLKKAETAQDAGGRSGPIKTWSRRSTILPQFVGLTFNVYNGRKHVPVSVNEEMVGHKLGEFAPTRYFPGHAADKKGKR
- the rplB gene encoding 50S ribosomal protein L2, encoding MALKTYNPTSPAQRGLILVDRSGLHKGKPVKALTEGKRKTGGRNNKGHVTSRGIAGGHKQRYRIIDFKRRLWDVEGTVERLEYDPNRTAFIALVNYPDGTQAYILAPQRLAPGDKVIAGKKTDVKPGNAMELGQMPVGTIIHNIEMKPGKGGQLCRSAGTYAQLVGRDRGMVMVRLSSGEQRYIRSDCMGTVGAVSNPDNANTNLAKAGRNRWLGKRPLTRGVAKNPVDHPHGGGEGRTSGGRHPVTPWGKPTKGARTRHNKATDKFIIRSRHAKKKR
- a CDS encoding 50S ribosomal protein L23, producing MAKKEAATVDNRHYDVVVAPVITEKSTLLSENNAVVFKVANDASKPEIKAAVEAIWGVSVKSVNTLVAKGKTKKWKGKPYTRSDVKKAIVRLADGQSIDITEGVR
- the rplD gene encoding 50S ribosomal protein L4 — its product is MKVKVQTLDAQTAGDVELNDAVFGIEPRTDILHRVVTWQLEKRRAPTRATRERSDVARTGKKFGRQKGGGTARHGDRRAPVFIGGGKAHGARARTFGHDLNKKVRALGLKMALSSKVKSGSLIVLDNLDVAEGKTKALVAHLAKLNLNKALFIDGDAVNVSFAKASANIIGVNLLPAVGANVYDILKADSLVLTRAAVEKLEARFNG
- the rplC gene encoding 50S ribosomal protein L3; translation: MRTGVIAKKVGMTRLFQEDGRHIPVTVLALEGNQVVARKEVDRDGYVAVQLGAGVAKVKNVAKPQRGHFAKAEVEPKARLVEFRVAEDALLDVGAEIAADHFIAGQLVDVAGHTQGKGFAGAMKRWGFGGMRATHGVSISHRAHGSTGNRQDPGRVFKNKKMAGHMGDRERTQQNLEIVRTDVERGLLFVKGSVPGAKGTWLTVSDAVKVKRPADAPYPASLKAAANSNSAPAETPAPEAAAPEATEGQEG
- the rpsJ gene encoding 30S ribosomal protein S10, whose translation is MDSNIRIRLKAFDHRVLDQATGDIADTARRTGALIRGPIPLPTRIEKFTVNRGPHIDKKSREQFEVRTYKRMLDIVQPTPQTVDALMKLDLAAGVNVEIKLA